In a single window of the Salmo trutta chromosome 23, fSalTru1.1, whole genome shotgun sequence genome:
- the LOC115159376 gene encoding serine/threonine-protein phosphatase PGAM5, mitochondrial gives MSFRRVTKLVCGLAGGSAVLVAMAEPKGYPFEKTKHNESSRKWTGLGVLQAAVPQTWSPGHDHTVTASGNGWDSNWDKRDPLALMNGKKKKDKEITSEELNTEVENNKPKATRHIFLIRHSQYNLNGSVDKERVLTPLGREQAEYTGQRLAALGLKYDVMVHSTMTRATETASIISKHLPEVDKVSCDLLREGAPIEPVPPISWKPDCVYHEDGARIEAAFRRYIHRADSKQTEDSYEIIVCHANVIRYFVCRALQFPPEGWLRLGLNNGSITWITIRPSGRVGLRMMGDSGFMPPEKLTRT, from the exons ATGTCTTTCAGGAGGGTAACAAAGCTGGTGTGTGGGCTTGCTGGTGGATCAGCAGTACTTGTGGCAATGGCTGAACCGAAAGGATATCCTTTTGAAAAAACGAAACATAACGAAAGTTCAAGAAAATGGACTGGTCTAGGTGTTCTCCAAGCAGCAGTGCCTCAGACGTGGTCACCAGGCCATGACCACACTGTGACTGCCAGTGGGAATGGCTGGGACAGTAACTGGGATAA GCGTGACCCCCTGGCACTCATGAATGGGAAGAAAAAGAAGGACAAAGAGATCACCAGTGAAGAACTGAACACAGAGGTGGAGAATAACAAACCCAAAGCCACTCGTCACATCTTCCTGATCCGCCACTCACAGTACAACCTGAATGGGAGTGTGGACAAGGAGAGGGTCCTAACCCCTCTAG gcAGGGAGCAGGCTGAGTACACTGGTCAGCGATTGGCTGCCCTGGGGTTGAAGTATGATGTCATGGTCCACTCCACCATGACCCGTGCCACAGAGACTGCCAGCATTATCAGCAAGCATCTTCCAG aGGTGGACAAAGTAAGCTGTGACCTGCTAAGAGAGGGTGCTCCCATTGAGCCTGTGCCACCAATCTCCTGGAAACCTGACTGTGTG TATCATGAAGATGGAGCTCGGATCGAGGCAGCTTTCCGTCGCTACATCCACCGTGCAGACAGCAAGCAGACAGAGGATAGCTACGAGATCATTGTCTGCCACGCAAATGTTATTCGCTACTTTGTGTGCAG GGCTCTGCAGTTTCCCCCAGAAGGTTGGCTGCGGCTGGGCCTGAATAACGGCAGCATCACCTGGATCACCATCAGACCCAGTGGCAGGGTGGGACTGAGGATGATGGGCGACTCAGGCTTTATGCCTCCTGAAAAACTCACCCGTACCTGA
- the LOC115159374 gene encoding ankyrin repeat and LEM domain-containing protein 2 codes for MEEVMSRLQALNPDQLRQEIIGAGLKCGPLTTTTRAIFERKLARSLLEKQGGDGGVSGGGSSSNAESNRPLTDTVEADHTLELKSSAEECKEAEELDEPESPLVYYGVCPHWEESVVTDDKVHVYVDRKKALRAMMTMKESRFKSFSTREEAEKFSKGINEHSPALASTTAPDGPQGVLQPVVHTGSPTASGTSPVNLERANEFRSPRTQDLTAKLRKAVEKGDKEAFSKLVWANPRYLIGSGDNPTIVHEGCHYNVLHVAAKENQSGMVQLLLDTLESPDFMRLMYPDDQEAMLHQRIRYLVDLYLNTPDKASNETPLHFACKFGCQDVVNVLCSHPATDKHRQNKYNQKPSSVICERKNKTPDIKKKIKEYLEERCYVPLLRDTDNSFQPVIGLPWSPSPLEVDFHSQGSGVAGSPIDPVMTVRAYVGPLSPSKADEFHRLWRTPPRDRAEYFHRILKSDPDRGAERVGREIAHGMGHPWAEYWDFLQSFTDLSTEEGLKRLEEYLDRKDRSELPREEYGRTEETGGGFKTSTLSKEEQKNQSHAPSNHILNDKNSAPVENSSQSPVCNLLPEFEKASLKVASGTVEDPEKACLAPSVPWREGLDLGDGSFWRTWERSQGKRQAEELSNPSSEEYLTADEGSDSEGPDGPRDGGNRRDSGSSSASYKSTEGDTAEDTILMTVTPTRRRQELFMDGEFPTKLDSEVLSAMNNMEIDLERYPCITKWKNTILAYPSSQRLSWPSPKRSLTGTPNCSPSRLSFHSPGPTTQSCYTQTILCRTLFHSPN; via the exons ATGGAGGAAGTCATGAGCAGGCTGCAGGCCCTGAACCCAGATCAGCTACGACAGGAGATTATCGGGGCAGGGCTGAAGTGTGGCCCCCTTACCACCACTACAAGAGCCATCTTTGAGAGGAAGCTGGCCAGATCCCTCCTGGAGAAgcagggaggggatggaggggtgtCTGGTGGCGGTAGCTCCTCCAATGCAGAGTCTAATAGACCCTTAACAGATACAGTAGAAGCAGACCACACCCTGGAACTCAAATCATCAGCAGAGGAGTGCAAAGAGGCAGAGGAATTGGATGAACCAGAATCTCCCCTTGTTTACTATGGTGTATGTCCTCATTGGGAGGAGTCAGTGGTCACTGATG ACAAAGTCCATGTATATGTGGACAGGAAGAAAGCTCTGAGAGCCATGATGACAATGAAAGAGTCCAGGTTTAAGTCCTTCTCAACACGAGAGGAAGCTGAGAAATTCTCAAAAGGCATCAATGAACATAGCCCAGCTTTAGCCAGCACAACTGCACCAGACGGGCCCCAGGGAGTGCTGCAACCTGTAGTCCACACAG GAAGCCCTACCGCATCAGGGACTTCACCTGTGAACCTGGAGAGGGCTAATGAGTTCCGCAGCCCCCGCACCCAGGACCTGACAGCCAAGCTGAGAAAGGCAGTGGAGAAGGGGGACAAGGAAGCCTTCAGCAAGCTGGTCTGGGCCAACCCACGCTACCTTATCGGATCTGGAGACAACCCCACCATCGTGCAT GAAGGATGCCATTATAACGTCCTGCATGTGGCGGCCAAAGAGAACCAGTCAGGGATGGTTCAGCTCCTCCTGGACACCCTGGAGAGCCCAGACTTCATGAGACTCATGTATCCCGATGACCAGGAGGCCATGTTACACCAACGCATCCGCTACCTCGTTGACCTGTACCTCAACACACCTGACAAAGCA AGCAATGAAACTCCTCTTCACTTTGCCTGTAAGTTTGGCTGTCAAGACGTGGTCAACGTGCTGTGTTCTCATCCGGCCACTGATAAACACCGGCAGAACAAGTACAACCAGAAGCCCTCTAGT GTGATATGTGAGAGGAAAAACAAAACCCCTGACATAAAGAAGAAGATCAAGGAATATTTGGAGG AACGGTGCTATGTTCCCTTGCTGAGGGATACAGACAACAGCTTCCAGCCTGTGATTGGTTTGCCATGGTCTCCAAGCCCACTGGAGGTGGATTTTCATTCGCAGGGATCAGGAGTGGCTGGGAGTCCCATAGACCCAGTCATGACTGTGAGAGCGTATGTGGGTCCCCTCAGTCCTTCAAAG GCAGATGAGTTCCATAGACTATGGAGAACTCCACCCAGGGATCGAGCAGAGTATTTCCACCGTATTCTCAAATCCGACCCTGACAGGGGTGCAGAGCGTGTGGGGAG GGAGATTGCACATGGCATGGGGCATCCTTGGGCAGAGTACTGGGACTTCCTTCAGAGCTTCACTGACCTGTCTACAGAGGAGGGACTGAAGAGGCTGGAAGAGTATCTGGATAGGAAGGACCGAAGTGAGCTTCCCCGAGAAGAATatgggaggacagaggagaccGGTGGTGGATTTAAAACATCAACACTCTCCAAAG AGGAGCAGAAAAACCAGAGCCACGCCCCGTCAAACCACATCCTGAATGACAAGAACTCAGCACCAGTGGAGAACAGTTCCCAGTCACCTGTGTGTAACCTCCTGCCAGAGTTTGAGAAAGCCAGTCTAAAGGTAGCCTCTGGCACTGTGGAGGACCCAGAGAAGGCATGTCTGGCTCCCTCTGTACCTTGGAGAGAAGGCCTGGACCTGGGGGACGGTAGCTTCTGGAGGACCTGGGAGAGGAGTCAGGGGAAGAGGCAGGCGGAGGAGCTCTCTAACCCTAGCTCTGAGGAGTATCTGACTGCAGACGAGGGCTCAGACTCAGAGGGCCCAGATGGTCCCAGAGATGGGGGAAACAGGAGAGACTCAGGATCCTCTAGCGCGTCTTACAAATCAACGGAAGGAGACACCGCTGAAGACACAATTCTGATGACGGTCACCCCTACAAGACGAAGACAGGAACTGTTTATGGATGG GGAATTTCCCACCAAGTTGGACAGTGAGGTCCTGTCTGCAATGAATAACATGGAGATTGACCTTGAGAGATACCCCTGCATTACTAAGTGGAAGAACACCATTCTGGCCTATCCCTCTTCACAGAGGCTAAG CTGGCCAAGCCCGAAGAGAAGCTTGACTGGGACACCAAACTGTTCTCCCAGCAGGCTCAGCTTTCACAGCCCAGGCCCCACCACCCAGAGCTGTTACACCCAGACCATCCTCTGCAGGACCCTATTCCACTCCCCAAACTGA